A genomic region of Phoenix dactylifera cultivar Barhee BC4 unplaced genomic scaffold, palm_55x_up_171113_PBpolish2nd_filt_p 000309F, whole genome shotgun sequence contains the following coding sequences:
- the LOC103724219 gene encoding pentatricopeptide repeat-containing protein At4g18840, producing MSATPLPPPSILSFTDMATNLSEVHQSHAHMIKTGLIHSPAAAARLLSSAVATDELPALAYADSLFSRLPAPTSFAWNSMIRAHARAPDPAPALQLFYRMLHSPTRPDKYTFPFVLKACAALPEAFQIHARILKTGFGSDIFVLNTLLHTYAINGLTAEALKLFARMPQKDVISWNAMINAFVTHGLVGRARKLFDKMSERNVETWNFMISGYSNLGLVDQSRELFNLMPVRDIVSWNAMITGCARTGRFDEVISLFQEMQYGNVWPDECTFVNVLSACARVGSLGQGEWIRAYVDKNGIEIKGFLATALVDMYSKCGSIEKALQVFNNTSKKDVSTWNAMIDGLSSHGLGEHALRLFEEMPRNGLVPNGVTFVNVLSACSHEGLLNEGCRIFNDMARVYGIEPEIEHYGCMVDLLGRAGLLVAAEELLRRAPVKDAPVLWRSLLSACREHGDLELAEIAAKQLLELSPFDSSCYIQLSNVYALLGRWEDARMLREMMKVQGVKKEPGCSTIEVDGAIHEFFVGD from the coding sequence ATGTCCGCCACTCCTCTGCCGCCTCCCTCCATCCTCTCCTTCACGGACATGGCGACCAACCTCTCCGAGGTCCACCAGTCCCACGCCCACATGATCAAGACCGGCCTCATCCACTCTCCGGCGGCCGCTGCCCGACTCCTCTCCTCCGCCGTTGCCACCGACGAGCTCCCAGCTCTCGCCTACGccgactccctcttctcccGCCTCCCCGCCCCAACCTCCTTCGCCTGGAACTCTATGATCCGGGCCCATGCCCGCGCGCCGGACCCGGCGCCCGCCCTCCAGCTCTTCTATCGGATGCTCCACTCCCCCACCCGACCCGATAAATACACATTTCCCTTTGTCCTCAAGGCCTGCGCGGCCCTTCCCGAAGCCTTCCAGATCCACGCCCGGATCCTCAAAACCGGGTTCGGGTCCGACATCTTCGTCCTTAACACACTACTCCACACCTACGCTATCAATGGACTTACGGCAGAGGCACTCAAGCTGTTTGCTAGAATGCCTCAGAAAGATGTAATCTCCTGGAATGCTATGATTAATGCCTTTGTAACCCATGGCTTGGTTGGTCGAGCACGCAAGTTGTTCGATAAAATGTCTGAGAGGAATGTGGAGACTTGGAACTTCATGATCTCGGGCTATTCGAATCTTGGACTGGTAGACCAATCTAGGGAACTTTTCAATTTGATGCCTGTCAGAGATATTGTCTCATGGAATGCCATGATCACGGGGTGTGCCCGCACAGGTCGTTTCGATGAAGTGAtttcactctttcaagagatgCAGTATGGCAATGTGTGGCCGGACGAATGCACTTTCGTGAATGTGTTGTCAGCATGTGCTCGAGTTGGATCTCTGGGACAGGGCGAGTGGATTCGAGCTTATGTTGATAAAAAtgggatcgagatcaaggggtTTTTAGCGACCGCGCTTGTCGACATGTATTCAAAGTGTGGAAGCATAGAGAAGGCTTTGCAGGTGTTTAACAACACTTCTAAGAAGGATGTTAGTACATGGAATGCAATGATAGATGGTTTAAGTAGCCATGGGTTAGGGGAGCATGCATTGAGGCTCTTTGAGGAGATGCCAAGAAATGGTTTGGTGCCCAATGGTGTGACTTTTGTGAATGTGCTCTCTGCTTGTAGCCATGAGGGATTGTTGAATGAAGGCTGCCGGATTTTCAATGACATGGCTCGGGTATATGGAATTGAGCCAGAAATAGAGCATTATGGGTGTATGGTTGATTTGCTTGGCCGAGCTGGGCTTTTGGTGGCGGCTGAGGAGCTCTTAAGGAGAGCACCAGTCAAGGATGCACCAGTGCTTTGGAGGTCACTTTTGAGTGCTTGCAGGGAACATGGGGATCTTGAGTTGGCAGAGATAGCAGCAAAGCAGCTCTTGGAGTTGAGTCCTTTTGATAGCTCTTGTTACATTCAATTGTCGAATGTTTATGCATTGTTGGGCAGATGGGAGGATGCAAGGATgctgagggagatgatgaaggTGCAGGGAGTTAAAAAGGAACCAGGTTGTAGCACAATTGAAGTCGACGGAGCCATTCATGAGTTCTTTGTGGGCGATTGA